In Lemur catta isolate mLemCat1 chromosome 18, mLemCat1.pri, whole genome shotgun sequence, a genomic segment contains:
- the ALS2CL gene encoding ALS2 C-terminal-like protein isoform X6: MCSPEEAALLRLEEVFSATLARVNSLVLQPLLSAAQEPSEPQSRECLRLLQQLHGSSQQLWEVTEESLHSLRERLRHPGSTGLESLLLLRGADHVLQVYIEYIESYTSCIVLQAFQKAAKRRSEFWRGQLKALRQLLSGVGSKGSVGTALIQALRQPLTHHVQQYVLLLLSLADTVPEHHPARELVVNAATLFGNLQSFLRQALDQAVATQALWPTLSRRQRDVLCTPARRLLQDSQDVPVTVTPLRAERVLLFDDALVLLQGHNVHTFDLKLVWVDPGQDGCTFHLLTPEEEFSFRAKDPQGHAVWQWKVTQAVCQALRGKKDFPLLGAGLEPSEPPACRCTAHTFRAEGRFCQATYEGEWCRGRPHGKGTLKWPDGQNHVGDFRQGLEHGFGIRLLPQASEDRFDCYKCHWWEGRMSGYGICEYGTEEVYKGYFQEGLRHGFGVFESPPQAAQPFRYTGHWEKGQRSGYGIQDDSDRGERYIGMWQADQRHGPGVVVTQAGVCYQGTFHADKMVGPGILLSEDDSLYEGTFTKDLTLRGKGKVTFPNGFTLEGSFGSGAGRGLHTHGVLDTSALPPDLSSICKRQLGLGAFPVENRWQGVYGPFRDFVSAGCPGDLQEALLGFHVQSSRELRKSQDYLCCERTQPEDSVGRIKDSLEELLQHREPKALQQYLRKALSNSLHPLGKLLQRLMLTFQATYAGVGANKHLQGLAQEEVKQHAQELWATYRGLLRVALQHKGQALDEEEEEEEDAETRDLRVCGLVLPLVLPSFYSELFTLYLLLHEREDSLYSQGITSLSLFPDTKLLEFLEVQKHLWPLKDLTLTTNQFPQL; the protein is encoded by the exons ATGTGCAGCCCTGAGGAGGCAGCCCTGCTGCGGCTAGAGGAGGTCTTCTCAGCCACCCTCGCCCGCGTCAACAGCCTTGTTCTGCAGCCCCTGCTGTCTGCAG CCCAAGAGCCTTCGGAGCCCCAGAGTAGAGAGTGCCTGCGGCTCCTACAGCAGCTGCACGGGAGCTCCCAGCAGCTCTGGGAGGTGACGGAGGAAAGCCTGCACTCGCTGCGGGAGAGGCTGCGTCACCCCGGCTCCACTGGCCTGGAATCCCTGCTGCTGCTGCGAGGTGCTGACCACGTCCTGCAGGTCTACATAGA GTACATTGAGTCCTACACGAGCTGCATAGTGCTGCAGGCCTTTCAGAAGGCAGCAAAGAGGAGGAG TGAGTTCTGGCGGGGCCAGCTGAAGGCGCTGCGGCAGCTCCTGTCCGGCGTGGGCTCAAAGGGCTCGGTGGGCACAGCGCTGATCCAGGCCCTCCGCCAGCCGCTCACCCACCATGTGCAGCAGTACGTGCTCCTCCTGCTGAGCCTCGCGGACACTGTCCCGGAG CACCACCCTGCCCGGGAGCTGGTGGTGAACGCGGCCACCCTCTTTGGGAACCTACAGTCCTTTTTGAGGCAGGCGTTGGACCAGGCAGTGGCCACACAGGCCCTGTGGCCCACCCTGAGCCGCCGGCAAAGG GATGTGCTCTGCACCCCTGCTCGCCGACTCTTGCAAGACAGCCAGGACGTCCCCGTGACGGTCACCCCGCTGCGGGCTGAGCGCGTGTTGCTCTTTGATGATGCCCTCGTCCTGCTGCAG GGCCACAATGTCCACACCTTTGATCTGAAGCTGGTGTGGGTGGATCCTGGGCAGGACGG GTGTACATTTCACCTCCTTACACCTGAAGAAGAGTTCTCCTTTCGTGCCAAGGACCCCCAGGGCCAT gcAGTCTGGCAGTGGAAGGTGACCCAGGCTGTATGCCAGGCCCTGCGTGGGAAGAAGGACTTCCCCCTGCTGGGGGCGGGCCTGGAGCCCTCTGAGCCCCCTGCCTGCCGCTGTACGGCTCACACCTTCCGTGCGGAGGGCCGGTTCTGCCAGGCCACCTACGAGGGCGAGTGGTGCCGGGGCAGGCCCCACGGCAA GGGAACCCTGAAGTGGCCGGATGGGCAGAATCACGTGGGGGATTTCCGCCAGGGCCTGGAGCATGG CTTTGGCATCCGCCTGCTGCCCCAGGCCTCCGAGGACAGGTTCGACTGTTACAAGTGCCACTGGTGGGAGGGCAGAATGAGTGGCTATGGCATCTGTGA ATACGGCACCGAAGAGGTGTATAAGGGCTACTTCCAGGAGGGCCTGCGGCATGGCTTTGGGGTGTTTGAGAGCCCCCCGCAGGCCGCCCAACCCTTCAGGTACACGGGCCACTGGGAGAAGGGCCAGAGGAGCGGCTATGGCATCCAGGATGACAGTGACAG GGGCGAGCGCTATATTGGCATGTGGCAGGCAGACCAGCGCCATGGCCCGGGGGTCGTGGTCACCCAGGCGGGCGTCTGCTACCAGGGCACCTTCCATGCGGACAAGATGGTG GGCCCGGGCATCCTTCTCTCTGAGGACGACTCCCTGTACGAGGGCACCTTCACCAAGGACCTGACCCTCAGGGGGAAG GGCAAGGTCACCTTCCCCAATGGCTTCACCCTGGAGGGCTCGTTtggcagtggggcagggagaggactGCACACACACGGTGTGCTGGACACGTCTGCCCTCCCACCGGACCTGAGCAGCATCTGCAAGAG gcagctggggctgggcgCCTTCCCCGTGGAGAACCGCTGGCAAGGAGTCTATGGCCCCTTCCGGGACTTTGTGTCTGCTGGCTGCCCTGGGGACCTGCAGGAGGCCCTGCTGGGCTTCCACGTGCAGAGCTCGAGGGAGCTGCGCAAGTCCCAGGATTACCTGTGCTGCGAGAG GACCCAGCCCGAGGACAGTGTGGGCAGAATCAAGGACAGCCTGGAGGAGTTGCTGCAGCACCGGGAGCCCAAGGCCCTGCAGCAGTACCTTAGGAAG GCGCTGAGCAACTCACTGCACCCCCTGGGGAAGCTGCTGCagaggctgatgctgaccttccAGGCTACGTACGCAGGAGTTGGGGCCAACAAGCACCTGCAGGGGCTGGCCCAGGAGGAGGTGAAGCAGCATGCCCAGGAACTCTGGGCCACCTACAG GGGTCTGCTGCGTGTTGCCTTACAGCATAAGGGCCAGGCCctggatgaggaggaggaggaggaggaagacgcAGAGACAAG AGACCTCCGTGTATGTGGATTGGTGCTGCCCCTCGTGCTGCCCAGCTTCTACTCAGAGCTCTTCACGCTCTACCTGCTGCTTCACGAGCGGGAGGACAGCCTCTACAGCCAGGGCATCACCAGTCTGAGCCTCTTCCCTGACACCAAGCTGCTGGAGTTCCTGGAGGTGCAGAA GCACCTGTGGCCCCTCAAGGACCTCACGCTGACGACCAATCAG tttccccagctgtaa
- the ALS2CL gene encoding ALS2 C-terminal-like protein isoform X5, with protein sequence MCSPEEAALLRLEEVFSATLARVNSLVLQPLLSAAQEPSEPQSRECLRLLQQLHGSSQQLWEVTEESLHSLRERLRHPGSTGLESLLLLRGADHVLQVYIEYIESYTSCIVLQAFQKAAKRRSEFWRGQLKALRQLLSGVGSKGSVGTALIQALRQPLTHHVQQYVLLLLSLADTVPEGHNVHTFDLKLVWVDPGQDGCTFHLLTPEEEFSFRAKDPQGHAVWQWKVTQAVCQALRGKKDFPLLGAGLEPSEPPACRCTAHTFRAEGRFCQATYEGEWCRGRPHGKGTLKWPDGQNHVGDFRQGLEHGFGIRLLPQASEDRFDCYKCHWWEGRMSGYGICEYGTEEVYKGYFQEGLRHGFGVFESPPQAAQPFRYTGHWEKGQRSGYGIQDDSDRGERYIGMWQADQRHGPGVVVTQAGVCYQGTFHADKMVGPGILLSEDDSLYEGTFTKDLTLRGKGKVTFPNGFTLEGSFGSGAGRGLHTHGVLDTSALPPDLSSICKRQLGLGAFPVENRWQGVYGPFRDFVSAGCPGDLQEALLGFHVQSSRELRKSQDYLCCERTQPEDSVGRIKDSLEELLQHREPKALQQYLRKALSNSLHPLGKLLQRLMLTFQATYAGVGANKHLQGLAQEEVKQHAQELWATYRGLLRVALQHKGQALDEEEEEEEDAETRDLRVCGLVLPLVLPSFYSELFTLYLLLHEREDSLYSQGITSLSLFPDTKLLEFLEVQKHLWPLKDLTLTTNQRYSLVRDKCFLSATECLQKIMTTVDPREKLEVLERTYGEIEATVSRVLGREHKLPMDDLLPLLIYVVSRARIQHLGAEIHLIRDMMDPIHTGGLYDFLLTALEACYEHIQKEDMRLHRFPGHWDSRELW encoded by the exons ATGTGCAGCCCTGAGGAGGCAGCCCTGCTGCGGCTAGAGGAGGTCTTCTCAGCCACCCTCGCCCGCGTCAACAGCCTTGTTCTGCAGCCCCTGCTGTCTGCAG CCCAAGAGCCTTCGGAGCCCCAGAGTAGAGAGTGCCTGCGGCTCCTACAGCAGCTGCACGGGAGCTCCCAGCAGCTCTGGGAGGTGACGGAGGAAAGCCTGCACTCGCTGCGGGAGAGGCTGCGTCACCCCGGCTCCACTGGCCTGGAATCCCTGCTGCTGCTGCGAGGTGCTGACCACGTCCTGCAGGTCTACATAGA GTACATTGAGTCCTACACGAGCTGCATAGTGCTGCAGGCCTTTCAGAAGGCAGCAAAGAGGAGGAG TGAGTTCTGGCGGGGCCAGCTGAAGGCGCTGCGGCAGCTCCTGTCCGGCGTGGGCTCAAAGGGCTCGGTGGGCACAGCGCTGATCCAGGCCCTCCGCCAGCCGCTCACCCACCATGTGCAGCAGTACGTGCTCCTCCTGCTGAGCCTCGCGGACACTGTCCCGGAG GGCCACAATGTCCACACCTTTGATCTGAAGCTGGTGTGGGTGGATCCTGGGCAGGACGG GTGTACATTTCACCTCCTTACACCTGAAGAAGAGTTCTCCTTTCGTGCCAAGGACCCCCAGGGCCAT gcAGTCTGGCAGTGGAAGGTGACCCAGGCTGTATGCCAGGCCCTGCGTGGGAAGAAGGACTTCCCCCTGCTGGGGGCGGGCCTGGAGCCCTCTGAGCCCCCTGCCTGCCGCTGTACGGCTCACACCTTCCGTGCGGAGGGCCGGTTCTGCCAGGCCACCTACGAGGGCGAGTGGTGCCGGGGCAGGCCCCACGGCAA GGGAACCCTGAAGTGGCCGGATGGGCAGAATCACGTGGGGGATTTCCGCCAGGGCCTGGAGCATGG CTTTGGCATCCGCCTGCTGCCCCAGGCCTCCGAGGACAGGTTCGACTGTTACAAGTGCCACTGGTGGGAGGGCAGAATGAGTGGCTATGGCATCTGTGA ATACGGCACCGAAGAGGTGTATAAGGGCTACTTCCAGGAGGGCCTGCGGCATGGCTTTGGGGTGTTTGAGAGCCCCCCGCAGGCCGCCCAACCCTTCAGGTACACGGGCCACTGGGAGAAGGGCCAGAGGAGCGGCTATGGCATCCAGGATGACAGTGACAG GGGCGAGCGCTATATTGGCATGTGGCAGGCAGACCAGCGCCATGGCCCGGGGGTCGTGGTCACCCAGGCGGGCGTCTGCTACCAGGGCACCTTCCATGCGGACAAGATGGTG GGCCCGGGCATCCTTCTCTCTGAGGACGACTCCCTGTACGAGGGCACCTTCACCAAGGACCTGACCCTCAGGGGGAAG GGCAAGGTCACCTTCCCCAATGGCTTCACCCTGGAGGGCTCGTTtggcagtggggcagggagaggactGCACACACACGGTGTGCTGGACACGTCTGCCCTCCCACCGGACCTGAGCAGCATCTGCAAGAG gcagctggggctgggcgCCTTCCCCGTGGAGAACCGCTGGCAAGGAGTCTATGGCCCCTTCCGGGACTTTGTGTCTGCTGGCTGCCCTGGGGACCTGCAGGAGGCCCTGCTGGGCTTCCACGTGCAGAGCTCGAGGGAGCTGCGCAAGTCCCAGGATTACCTGTGCTGCGAGAG GACCCAGCCCGAGGACAGTGTGGGCAGAATCAAGGACAGCCTGGAGGAGTTGCTGCAGCACCGGGAGCCCAAGGCCCTGCAGCAGTACCTTAGGAAG GCGCTGAGCAACTCACTGCACCCCCTGGGGAAGCTGCTGCagaggctgatgctgaccttccAGGCTACGTACGCAGGAGTTGGGGCCAACAAGCACCTGCAGGGGCTGGCCCAGGAGGAGGTGAAGCAGCATGCCCAGGAACTCTGGGCCACCTACAG GGGTCTGCTGCGTGTTGCCTTACAGCATAAGGGCCAGGCCctggatgaggaggaggaggaggaggaagacgcAGAGACAAG AGACCTCCGTGTATGTGGATTGGTGCTGCCCCTCGTGCTGCCCAGCTTCTACTCAGAGCTCTTCACGCTCTACCTGCTGCTTCACGAGCGGGAGGACAGCCTCTACAGCCAGGGCATCACCAGTCTGAGCCTCTTCCCTGACACCAAGCTGCTGGAGTTCCTGGAGGTGCAGAA GCACCTGTGGCCCCTCAAGGACCTCACGCTGACGACCAATCAG AGGTACTCCCTGGTCAGGGACAAGTGCTTCCTGTCAGCCACCGAGTGCCTGCAGAAGATCAT GACCACGGTGGACCCCCGGGAGAAGCTGGAGGTGCTGGAGAGGACATACGGGGAAATTGAGGCCACTGTGTCGCGGGTGCTGGGCAGGGAGCACAAGCTGCCCATGGATGACCTGCTGCCTCTGCTCATCTACGTGGTGTCGCGTGCCCG GATCCAGCACCTGGGAGCCGAGATCCACCTGATCCGTGACATGATGGACCCCATCCACACAGGAGGCCTGTATGACTTCCTGCTCACAGCCCTGGAG GCCTGTTACGAGCACATCCAGAAGGAAGACATGAGGCTGCACCGCTTTCCCGGCCACTGGGACTCCAGGGAGCTCTGGTAG
- the ALS2CL gene encoding ALS2 C-terminal-like protein isoform X1 encodes MCSPEEAALLRLEEVFSATLARVNSLVLQPLLSAAQEPSEPQSRECLRLLQQLHGSSQQLWEVTEESLHSLRERLRHPGSTGLESLLLLRGADHVLQVYIEYIESYTSCIVLQAFQKAAKRRSEFWRGQLKALRQLLSGVGSKGSVGTALIQALRQPLTHHVQQYVLLLLSLADTVPEHHPARELVVNAATLFGNLQSFLRQALDQAVATQALWPTLSRRQRDVLCTPARRLLQDSQDVPVTVTPLRAERVLLFDDALVLLQGHNVHTFDLKLVWVDPGQDGCTFHLLTPEEEFSFRAKDPQGHAVWQWKVTQAVCQALRGKKDFPLLGAGLEPSEPPACRCTAHTFRAEGRFCQATYEGEWCRGRPHGKGTLKWPDGQNHVGDFRQGLEHGFGIRLLPQASEDRFDCYKCHWWEGRMSGYGICEYGTEEVYKGYFQEGLRHGFGVFESPPQAAQPFRYTGHWEKGQRSGYGIQDDSDRGERYIGMWQADQRHGPGVVVTQAGVCYQGTFHADKMVGPGILLSEDDSLYEGTFTKDLTLRGKGKVTFPNGFTLEGSFGSGAGRGLHTHGVLDTSALPPDLSSICKRQLGLGAFPVENRWQGVYGPFRDFVSAGCPGDLQEALLGFHVQSSRELRKSQDYLCCERTQPEDSVGRIKDSLEELLQHREPKALQQYLRKALSNSLHPLGKLLQRLMLTFQATYAGVGANKHLQGLAQEEVKQHAQELWATYRGLLRVALQHKGQALDEEEEEEEDAETRDLRVCGLVLPLVLPSFYSELFTLYLLLHEREDSLYSQGITSLSLFPDTKLLEFLEVQKHLWPLKDLTLTTNQRYSLVRDKCFLSATECLQKIMTTVDPREKLEVLERTYGEIEATVSRVLGREHKLPMDDLLPLLIYVVSRARIQHLGAEIHLIRDMMDPIHTGGLYDFLLTALEACYEHIQKEDMRLHRFPGHWDSRELW; translated from the exons ATGTGCAGCCCTGAGGAGGCAGCCCTGCTGCGGCTAGAGGAGGTCTTCTCAGCCACCCTCGCCCGCGTCAACAGCCTTGTTCTGCAGCCCCTGCTGTCTGCAG CCCAAGAGCCTTCGGAGCCCCAGAGTAGAGAGTGCCTGCGGCTCCTACAGCAGCTGCACGGGAGCTCCCAGCAGCTCTGGGAGGTGACGGAGGAAAGCCTGCACTCGCTGCGGGAGAGGCTGCGTCACCCCGGCTCCACTGGCCTGGAATCCCTGCTGCTGCTGCGAGGTGCTGACCACGTCCTGCAGGTCTACATAGA GTACATTGAGTCCTACACGAGCTGCATAGTGCTGCAGGCCTTTCAGAAGGCAGCAAAGAGGAGGAG TGAGTTCTGGCGGGGCCAGCTGAAGGCGCTGCGGCAGCTCCTGTCCGGCGTGGGCTCAAAGGGCTCGGTGGGCACAGCGCTGATCCAGGCCCTCCGCCAGCCGCTCACCCACCATGTGCAGCAGTACGTGCTCCTCCTGCTGAGCCTCGCGGACACTGTCCCGGAG CACCACCCTGCCCGGGAGCTGGTGGTGAACGCGGCCACCCTCTTTGGGAACCTACAGTCCTTTTTGAGGCAGGCGTTGGACCAGGCAGTGGCCACACAGGCCCTGTGGCCCACCCTGAGCCGCCGGCAAAGG GATGTGCTCTGCACCCCTGCTCGCCGACTCTTGCAAGACAGCCAGGACGTCCCCGTGACGGTCACCCCGCTGCGGGCTGAGCGCGTGTTGCTCTTTGATGATGCCCTCGTCCTGCTGCAG GGCCACAATGTCCACACCTTTGATCTGAAGCTGGTGTGGGTGGATCCTGGGCAGGACGG GTGTACATTTCACCTCCTTACACCTGAAGAAGAGTTCTCCTTTCGTGCCAAGGACCCCCAGGGCCAT gcAGTCTGGCAGTGGAAGGTGACCCAGGCTGTATGCCAGGCCCTGCGTGGGAAGAAGGACTTCCCCCTGCTGGGGGCGGGCCTGGAGCCCTCTGAGCCCCCTGCCTGCCGCTGTACGGCTCACACCTTCCGTGCGGAGGGCCGGTTCTGCCAGGCCACCTACGAGGGCGAGTGGTGCCGGGGCAGGCCCCACGGCAA GGGAACCCTGAAGTGGCCGGATGGGCAGAATCACGTGGGGGATTTCCGCCAGGGCCTGGAGCATGG CTTTGGCATCCGCCTGCTGCCCCAGGCCTCCGAGGACAGGTTCGACTGTTACAAGTGCCACTGGTGGGAGGGCAGAATGAGTGGCTATGGCATCTGTGA ATACGGCACCGAAGAGGTGTATAAGGGCTACTTCCAGGAGGGCCTGCGGCATGGCTTTGGGGTGTTTGAGAGCCCCCCGCAGGCCGCCCAACCCTTCAGGTACACGGGCCACTGGGAGAAGGGCCAGAGGAGCGGCTATGGCATCCAGGATGACAGTGACAG GGGCGAGCGCTATATTGGCATGTGGCAGGCAGACCAGCGCCATGGCCCGGGGGTCGTGGTCACCCAGGCGGGCGTCTGCTACCAGGGCACCTTCCATGCGGACAAGATGGTG GGCCCGGGCATCCTTCTCTCTGAGGACGACTCCCTGTACGAGGGCACCTTCACCAAGGACCTGACCCTCAGGGGGAAG GGCAAGGTCACCTTCCCCAATGGCTTCACCCTGGAGGGCTCGTTtggcagtggggcagggagaggactGCACACACACGGTGTGCTGGACACGTCTGCCCTCCCACCGGACCTGAGCAGCATCTGCAAGAG gcagctggggctgggcgCCTTCCCCGTGGAGAACCGCTGGCAAGGAGTCTATGGCCCCTTCCGGGACTTTGTGTCTGCTGGCTGCCCTGGGGACCTGCAGGAGGCCCTGCTGGGCTTCCACGTGCAGAGCTCGAGGGAGCTGCGCAAGTCCCAGGATTACCTGTGCTGCGAGAG GACCCAGCCCGAGGACAGTGTGGGCAGAATCAAGGACAGCCTGGAGGAGTTGCTGCAGCACCGGGAGCCCAAGGCCCTGCAGCAGTACCTTAGGAAG GCGCTGAGCAACTCACTGCACCCCCTGGGGAAGCTGCTGCagaggctgatgctgaccttccAGGCTACGTACGCAGGAGTTGGGGCCAACAAGCACCTGCAGGGGCTGGCCCAGGAGGAGGTGAAGCAGCATGCCCAGGAACTCTGGGCCACCTACAG GGGTCTGCTGCGTGTTGCCTTACAGCATAAGGGCCAGGCCctggatgaggaggaggaggaggaggaagacgcAGAGACAAG AGACCTCCGTGTATGTGGATTGGTGCTGCCCCTCGTGCTGCCCAGCTTCTACTCAGAGCTCTTCACGCTCTACCTGCTGCTTCACGAGCGGGAGGACAGCCTCTACAGCCAGGGCATCACCAGTCTGAGCCTCTTCCCTGACACCAAGCTGCTGGAGTTCCTGGAGGTGCAGAA GCACCTGTGGCCCCTCAAGGACCTCACGCTGACGACCAATCAG AGGTACTCCCTGGTCAGGGACAAGTGCTTCCTGTCAGCCACCGAGTGCCTGCAGAAGATCAT GACCACGGTGGACCCCCGGGAGAAGCTGGAGGTGCTGGAGAGGACATACGGGGAAATTGAGGCCACTGTGTCGCGGGTGCTGGGCAGGGAGCACAAGCTGCCCATGGATGACCTGCTGCCTCTGCTCATCTACGTGGTGTCGCGTGCCCG GATCCAGCACCTGGGAGCCGAGATCCACCTGATCCGTGACATGATGGACCCCATCCACACAGGAGGCCTGTATGACTTCCTGCTCACAGCCCTGGAG GCCTGTTACGAGCACATCCAGAAGGAAGACATGAGGCTGCACCGCTTTCCCGGCCACTGGGACTCCAGGGAGCTCTGGTAG
- the ALS2CL gene encoding ALS2 C-terminal-like protein isoform X4 yields the protein MCSPEEAALLRLEEVFSATLARVNSLVLQPLLSAAQEPSEPQSRECLRLLQQLHGSSQQLWEVTEESLHSLRERLRHPGSTGLESLLLLRGADHVLQVYIEYIESYTSCIVLQAFQKAAKRRSEFWRGQLKALRQLLSGVGSKGSVGTALIQALRQPLTHHVQQYVLLLLSLADTVPEHHPARELVVNAATLFGNLQSFLRQALDQAVATQALWPTLSRRQRDVLCTPARRLLQDSQDVPVTVTPLRAERVLLFDDALVLLQGHNVHTFDLKLVWVDPGQDGCTFHLLTPEEEFSFRAKDPQGHGNPEVAGWAESRGGFPPGPGAWLWHPPAAPGLRGQVRLLQVPLVGGQNEWLWHLYGTEEVYKGYFQEGLRHGFGVFESPPQAAQPFRYTGHWEKGQRSGYGIQDDSDRGERYIGMWQADQRHGPGVVVTQAGVCYQGTFHADKMVGPGILLSEDDSLYEGTFTKDLTLRGKGKVTFPNGFTLEGSFGSGAGRGLHTHGVLDTSALPPDLSSICKRQLGLGAFPVENRWQGVYGPFRDFVSAGCPGDLQEALLGFHVQSSRELRKSQDYLCCERTQPEDSVGRIKDSLEELLQHREPKALQQYLRKALSNSLHPLGKLLQRLMLTFQATYAGVGANKHLQGLAQEEVKQHAQELWATYRGLLRVALQHKGQALDEEEEEEEDAETRDLRVCGLVLPLVLPSFYSELFTLYLLLHEREDSLYSQGITSLSLFPDTKLLEFLEVQKHLWPLKDLTLTTNQRYSLVRDKCFLSATECLQKIMTTVDPREKLEVLERTYGEIEATVSRVLGREHKLPMDDLLPLLIYVVSRARIQHLGAEIHLIRDMMDPIHTGGLYDFLLTALEACYEHIQKEDMRLHRFPGHWDSRELW from the exons ATGTGCAGCCCTGAGGAGGCAGCCCTGCTGCGGCTAGAGGAGGTCTTCTCAGCCACCCTCGCCCGCGTCAACAGCCTTGTTCTGCAGCCCCTGCTGTCTGCAG CCCAAGAGCCTTCGGAGCCCCAGAGTAGAGAGTGCCTGCGGCTCCTACAGCAGCTGCACGGGAGCTCCCAGCAGCTCTGGGAGGTGACGGAGGAAAGCCTGCACTCGCTGCGGGAGAGGCTGCGTCACCCCGGCTCCACTGGCCTGGAATCCCTGCTGCTGCTGCGAGGTGCTGACCACGTCCTGCAGGTCTACATAGA GTACATTGAGTCCTACACGAGCTGCATAGTGCTGCAGGCCTTTCAGAAGGCAGCAAAGAGGAGGAG TGAGTTCTGGCGGGGCCAGCTGAAGGCGCTGCGGCAGCTCCTGTCCGGCGTGGGCTCAAAGGGCTCGGTGGGCACAGCGCTGATCCAGGCCCTCCGCCAGCCGCTCACCCACCATGTGCAGCAGTACGTGCTCCTCCTGCTGAGCCTCGCGGACACTGTCCCGGAG CACCACCCTGCCCGGGAGCTGGTGGTGAACGCGGCCACCCTCTTTGGGAACCTACAGTCCTTTTTGAGGCAGGCGTTGGACCAGGCAGTGGCCACACAGGCCCTGTGGCCCACCCTGAGCCGCCGGCAAAGG GATGTGCTCTGCACCCCTGCTCGCCGACTCTTGCAAGACAGCCAGGACGTCCCCGTGACGGTCACCCCGCTGCGGGCTGAGCGCGTGTTGCTCTTTGATGATGCCCTCGTCCTGCTGCAG GGCCACAATGTCCACACCTTTGATCTGAAGCTGGTGTGGGTGGATCCTGGGCAGGACGG GTGTACATTTCACCTCCTTACACCTGAAGAAGAGTTCTCCTTTCGTGCCAAGGACCCCCAGGGCCAT GGGAACCCTGAAGTGGCCGGATGGGCAGAATCACGTGGGGGATTTCCGCCAGGGCCTGGAGCATGG CTTTGGCATCCGCCTGCTGCCCCAGGCCTCCGAGGACAGGTTCGACTGTTACAAGTGCCACTGGTGGGAGGGCAGAATGAGTGGCTATGGCATCT ATACGGCACCGAAGAGGTGTATAAGGGCTACTTCCAGGAGGGCCTGCGGCATGGCTTTGGGGTGTTTGAGAGCCCCCCGCAGGCCGCCCAACCCTTCAGGTACACGGGCCACTGGGAGAAGGGCCAGAGGAGCGGCTATGGCATCCAGGATGACAGTGACAG GGGCGAGCGCTATATTGGCATGTGGCAGGCAGACCAGCGCCATGGCCCGGGGGTCGTGGTCACCCAGGCGGGCGTCTGCTACCAGGGCACCTTCCATGCGGACAAGATGGTG GGCCCGGGCATCCTTCTCTCTGAGGACGACTCCCTGTACGAGGGCACCTTCACCAAGGACCTGACCCTCAGGGGGAAG GGCAAGGTCACCTTCCCCAATGGCTTCACCCTGGAGGGCTCGTTtggcagtggggcagggagaggactGCACACACACGGTGTGCTGGACACGTCTGCCCTCCCACCGGACCTGAGCAGCATCTGCAAGAG gcagctggggctgggcgCCTTCCCCGTGGAGAACCGCTGGCAAGGAGTCTATGGCCCCTTCCGGGACTTTGTGTCTGCTGGCTGCCCTGGGGACCTGCAGGAGGCCCTGCTGGGCTTCCACGTGCAGAGCTCGAGGGAGCTGCGCAAGTCCCAGGATTACCTGTGCTGCGAGAG GACCCAGCCCGAGGACAGTGTGGGCAGAATCAAGGACAGCCTGGAGGAGTTGCTGCAGCACCGGGAGCCCAAGGCCCTGCAGCAGTACCTTAGGAAG GCGCTGAGCAACTCACTGCACCCCCTGGGGAAGCTGCTGCagaggctgatgctgaccttccAGGCTACGTACGCAGGAGTTGGGGCCAACAAGCACCTGCAGGGGCTGGCCCAGGAGGAGGTGAAGCAGCATGCCCAGGAACTCTGGGCCACCTACAG GGGTCTGCTGCGTGTTGCCTTACAGCATAAGGGCCAGGCCctggatgaggaggaggaggaggaggaagacgcAGAGACAAG AGACCTCCGTGTATGTGGATTGGTGCTGCCCCTCGTGCTGCCCAGCTTCTACTCAGAGCTCTTCACGCTCTACCTGCTGCTTCACGAGCGGGAGGACAGCCTCTACAGCCAGGGCATCACCAGTCTGAGCCTCTTCCCTGACACCAAGCTGCTGGAGTTCCTGGAGGTGCAGAA GCACCTGTGGCCCCTCAAGGACCTCACGCTGACGACCAATCAG AGGTACTCCCTGGTCAGGGACAAGTGCTTCCTGTCAGCCACCGAGTGCCTGCAGAAGATCAT GACCACGGTGGACCCCCGGGAGAAGCTGGAGGTGCTGGAGAGGACATACGGGGAAATTGAGGCCACTGTGTCGCGGGTGCTGGGCAGGGAGCACAAGCTGCCCATGGATGACCTGCTGCCTCTGCTCATCTACGTGGTGTCGCGTGCCCG GATCCAGCACCTGGGAGCCGAGATCCACCTGATCCGTGACATGATGGACCCCATCCACACAGGAGGCCTGTATGACTTCCTGCTCACAGCCCTGGAG GCCTGTTACGAGCACATCCAGAAGGAAGACATGAGGCTGCACCGCTTTCCCGGCCACTGGGACTCCAGGGAGCTCTGGTAG